One part of the Methylobacterium terrae genome encodes these proteins:
- a CDS encoding formate dehydrogenase, translating into MRQDDDTRKDDDTGLGRRQFFRALGGGTAAAAAAVASVPLGTTEAKAYDPGNAETRSRYRETDHVKAFYRTNGYETLKK; encoded by the coding sequence ATGCGGCAAGACGACGATACCCGGAAGGACGACGACACCGGGCTCGGACGGCGGCAGTTCTTTCGCGCGCTGGGCGGCGGCACCGCCGCGGCGGCGGCCGCGGTCGCCTCCGTGCCGCTCGGCACCACCGAGGCGAAGGCCTACGACCCCGGCAACGCCGAGACCCGGTCGCGCTACCGCGAGACCGACCACGTCAAGGCCTTCTACCGCACCAACGGCTACGAGACGCTGAAGAAGTGA
- a CDS encoding DUF3305 domain-containing protein translates to MSTQLISVGVVVAKRRLKGPWASHAWLPVAVLPGLPGTAPWTRLSATEDEETFYAGAYEVELHPAETAHYGDNLAAARPSLWVALRETGPDTYAVATVTADPYEGESLAEGIGEIVEAVPMPPEIQAEVGAFYRAFHVERVFHKRKRDRADPEALARQGAGARRRPEEP, encoded by the coding sequence ATGAGCACGCAGCTGATCTCCGTCGGCGTCGTAGTCGCCAAGCGCCGCTTGAAGGGCCCGTGGGCGAGCCACGCCTGGCTTCCCGTCGCGGTGCTGCCGGGCCTTCCCGGAACCGCGCCCTGGACCCGCCTCTCGGCCACGGAGGACGAGGAGACCTTCTATGCCGGCGCCTACGAGGTCGAGCTTCACCCGGCCGAGACGGCCCATTACGGCGACAACCTCGCGGCGGCCCGGCCCTCGCTCTGGGTGGCGCTCCGCGAGACCGGCCCGGACACCTACGCGGTCGCCACCGTGACGGCGGATCCCTACGAGGGCGAATCGCTCGCCGAGGGCATCGGCGAGATCGTCGAGGCGGTGCCGATGCCGCCGGAGATCCAGGCCGAGGTCGGGGCGTTCTACCGGGCGTTCCACGTCGAGCGGGTCTTCCACAAGCGCAAGCGCGACCGGGCCGACCCGGAGGCTCTCGCACGCCAGGGAGCCGGCGCGCGGCGTCGGCCGGAGGAGCCGTGA
- a CDS encoding DUF6505 family protein: MSLKLPRTLRLDPSDTLVFPRAAPPGEWAVTGSFLFLDADPASLAGKERAAFRAGFVGIESFGFSTLVVVSEASEPEREAAIERLAAQVRARLGAPDRDSALAAAREEIAVAESLCGPPVGTVLALHRTVEDGEIRERFRALRPREGAVPGTDRRHAYARAFDFYETDEEPEERVDLAGLLNRNPS, encoded by the coding sequence GTGAGCCTCAAGCTCCCCCGCACCCTGCGGCTCGACCCCTCCGACACCCTGGTCTTTCCCCGTGCCGCGCCGCCCGGCGAATGGGCGGTGACCGGCAGCTTCCTGTTCCTCGACGCGGATCCGGCCAGCCTCGCGGGCAAGGAGCGGGCGGCGTTCCGGGCCGGCTTCGTCGGCATCGAGTCCTTCGGCTTCTCGACCCTGGTGGTGGTGAGCGAGGCGAGCGAGCCCGAGCGCGAGGCCGCGATCGAGAGGCTGGCCGCGCAGGTCCGGGCCCGCCTCGGCGCGCCGGACCGCGACAGCGCGCTCGCCGCCGCCCGCGAGGAGATCGCGGTGGCCGAATCGCTGTGCGGCCCGCCGGTCGGCACCGTGCTGGCCCTGCACCGGACGGTCGAGGACGGCGAGATCCGCGAGCGCTTCCGGGCTTTGCGCCCGCGGGAGGGCGCCGTGCCCGGTACCGACCGGCGCCACGCCTATGCCCGCGCCTTCGACTTCTACGAGACCGACGAGGAGCCCGAGGAGCGGGTCGACCTCGCCGGCCTGCTCAACCGGAACCCGTCCTGA
- a CDS encoding DUF3306 domain-containing protein — protein MSDGFLARWSRRKRDEARRPPESAPEAAAPIVPGTAPAEDELSLGPEELAQLPSLDALTAATDLTPFLRVGVPRALRNAALRRMWSIDPAIRDFVSEAREYAYDWNTPGGVPGTGGAISAEDVRAMVEKVFGGGEENPAAVSDGSDEAGDGARPPSPRGREEGRVPHVGGAASPQGEGEAVSPDEAPPAEPPRPRPRSGSARAPVAPDEGGESLSPPAGRGGIPHPSVSPNSPPLAEVGGADQAPGFSAAEATPRLASDRPSSPAPPRLQRHGGALPI, from the coding sequence GTGAGCGACGGCTTCCTCGCCCGCTGGTCGCGGCGCAAGCGCGACGAGGCGCGCCGGCCCCCGGAATCGGCGCCGGAGGCCGCGGCACCGATCGTGCCCGGGACGGCGCCTGCGGAAGACGAACTCTCCCTGGGTCCCGAGGAGCTGGCGCAGCTCCCCTCCCTCGACGCTCTGACCGCCGCGACCGACCTGACCCCGTTCCTGCGAGTCGGCGTGCCGCGGGCCCTGCGCAACGCCGCCTTGCGCCGGATGTGGTCGATCGACCCGGCGATCCGCGACTTCGTCAGCGAGGCGCGCGAATACGCCTACGACTGGAACACGCCCGGCGGCGTGCCCGGCACCGGCGGCGCGATCTCCGCCGAGGACGTGCGGGCGATGGTCGAGAAGGTGTTCGGGGGCGGGGAGGAGAACCCGGCCGCCGTCTCCGACGGGAGCGACGAGGCCGGAGATGGCGCGCGTCCCCCCTCTCCCCGCGGGCGGGAAGAGGGCCGCGTCCCTCACGTCGGGGGCGCGGCGAGCCCGCAGGGCGAGGGTGAGGCGGTATCTCCGGATGAGGCTCCTCCGGCGGAACCCCCTCGCCCTCGCCCTCGCTCCGGCTCCGCCCGCGCGCCTGTCGCCCCCGACGAGGGGGGCGAAAGCCTCTCCCCGCCCGCCGGGAGAGGAGGGATCCCGCACCCTTCCGTCTCGCCGAACAGTCCTCCGCTCGCGGAAGTCGGTGGGGCAGACCAGGCCCCGGGATTCTCCGCGGCAGAGGCGACGCCCCGCCTCGCATCGGATCGCCCCTCATCCCCGGCCCCTCCCCGCCTGCAACGCCATGGCGGGGCGCTACCGATTTGA
- a CDS encoding biotin/lipoate--protein ligase family protein, whose translation MRAGTPDIAPDMAMTPADRQSLMLPPAFRPLRLSASAGTAHDRACALARAEAEAAGTLVVGARPGVVDVAVVLAPEEPLAVARRVGIVGLTALAEAVGSHGPPDKPVTLDAGGTLVFDRARLGGGRLAWPGPCAEDAVPDWLVFSAMLIASKREAGDPGHTPGSTSLEEEGFEAGADALIESFARHLLRGLSLWAEDGPAAAIARARGYLDADPDALRLDGTGWFDPARGGPRL comes from the coding sequence GTGCGCGCAGGCACCCCCGACATCGCCCCCGACATGGCCATGACTCCCGCCGACCGACAGAGCCTGATGCTGCCCCCGGCCTTCCGGCCGCTGCGCCTCTCCGCCTCGGCCGGGACGGCGCATGACCGGGCCTGCGCGCTCGCTCGCGCCGAGGCCGAGGCCGCCGGAACCCTGGTGGTCGGCGCGCGCCCGGGGGTGGTCGACGTCGCGGTGGTGCTGGCGCCCGAGGAGCCGCTGGCGGTCGCCCGCCGGGTCGGGATCGTCGGCCTCACGGCGCTCGCCGAGGCGGTCGGCAGCCATGGCCCTCCCGACAAGCCGGTGACCCTCGACGCTGGCGGCACGCTGGTCTTCGACCGCGCCCGCCTCGGCGGCGGACGCCTGGCCTGGCCCGGGCCTTGCGCCGAGGACGCGGTGCCGGACTGGCTCGTCTTCTCCGCGATGCTGATCGCCTCGAAGCGCGAGGCCGGCGATCCCGGCCACACCCCCGGCTCGACCTCGCTCGAGGAGGAGGGCTTCGAGGCCGGCGCCGATGCGCTGATCGAGAGCTTCGCCCGTCACCTCCTGCGCGGCCTGTCGCTCTGGGCCGAGGACGGGCCGGCGGCCGCCATCGCCCGGGCGCGGGGCTACCTCGACGCCGATCCCGACGCCTTGCGCCTCGACGGGACCGGCTGGTTCGACCCCGCCCGGGGAGGGCCGCGCCTGTGA
- a CDS encoding formate dehydrogenase subunit alpha yields the protein MLTKRRSGVAGRGSHQALAAGLTAHTLDRRGFLRKSGLAAGGLAALGTVRLGAVRQAQAAGSSADPAKAVIAKNICTHCSVGCTVTAEVVNGVWVGQEPSWASPINRGAHCAKGAAIRELVHSDRRLRYPMKIVNGEWQRVSWDQAITEITDKLQAIRNKNGADSVYWLGSAKFTNEASYLFRKLGAFWGTNNVDHQARICHSTTVAGVANTWGYGAQTNSYNDIRNAKTMIILGGNPAEAHPISMQHVLSGKEINRANMIVIDPRFTRTAAHATEYVRIRSGTDIPVIWGILWHIFQNGWEDRAFIEQRVYAMDDVRKEVAKWTPDEVERVSGVPGEQLKRVAELFAKEKPATLIWCMGATQHTVGTANVRALCILCLATGNVGKPGTGANIFRGHTNVQGATDLGLDVTTLPLYYGLVEGGWKHWARVWEVEYDWLQSRFDEVPASAGRKARSRKENMETPGLTSTRWFDAVSLPADQVDQRTPLKAMMVFGHGGNTVTRMPEAVKGMAELELLVVADPHPTTFAAMDARRDNTYLLPICTSLEMDGSRTASNRSIQWGEQIVKPAFESKNDYEVIYRMAERLGFADALFKNIKVVDGIPDAEDLLREINRGGWSTGYCGQSPERLKAHMKNQHKFDLVTLRAPKDDPEVGGDYYGLPWPCWGKPEIRHPGTHILYNTALHVKEGGGTFRARFGTERNGQTLLAEDSFSQGSDLTDGYPEFTYGVFRKLGWDKDLTADELATIQRIGGNNPDAVSWATDLSGGIQRVCLDHGVIPFGNGKARANAWNLPDPVPVHREPVYSPRPDLVAKYPTRPDERQFRMPNVGFSVQKAAVDRGIAKQFPIILSSGRLVEYEGGGEETRSNPWLAELQQDMFVEVNTQDAAERGIKDGQFVWVYGPENSSKAKVKALVTDRVAKGVAWMPFHFSGWYQGKDMRDFYPKGADPVVLGESVNTVTTYGFDPVTGMQETKVTLCQISAA from the coding sequence ATGCTGACCAAGCGCAGGAGCGGCGTTGCGGGCCGCGGCAGCCACCAGGCCCTCGCCGCGGGCCTGACCGCCCACACCCTCGACCGCCGCGGCTTCCTGCGGAAATCGGGGCTCGCCGCCGGCGGCCTCGCGGCCCTCGGCACGGTGCGGCTCGGCGCGGTGCGGCAGGCCCAGGCCGCCGGCTCCTCGGCCGATCCGGCAAAGGCCGTGATCGCTAAGAACATCTGCACCCACTGCTCGGTCGGCTGCACCGTCACGGCCGAGGTCGTGAACGGCGTCTGGGTCGGCCAGGAGCCGTCCTGGGCGAGCCCGATCAACCGCGGGGCGCATTGCGCCAAGGGCGCGGCGATCCGCGAGCTCGTCCACAGCGACCGCCGCCTGCGCTACCCGATGAAGATCGTCAACGGCGAGTGGCAGCGGGTCTCCTGGGACCAGGCGATCACCGAGATCACCGACAAGCTCCAGGCGATCCGCAACAAGAACGGCGCGGACTCGGTCTACTGGCTCGGCTCGGCCAAGTTCACCAACGAGGCCTCGTACCTGTTCCGCAAGCTCGGGGCGTTCTGGGGCACCAACAACGTCGACCACCAGGCCCGCATCTGCCACTCGACCACGGTGGCGGGCGTCGCCAACACCTGGGGCTACGGCGCCCAGACCAATTCCTACAACGACATCCGCAACGCCAAGACGATGATCATCCTCGGCGGCAACCCCGCCGAGGCGCACCCGATCTCCATGCAGCACGTGCTGTCGGGCAAGGAGATCAACCGCGCCAACATGATCGTCATCGATCCGCGCTTCACCCGGACGGCCGCGCACGCGACGGAGTACGTCCGGATCCGCTCGGGCACCGACATCCCGGTGATCTGGGGCATCCTCTGGCACATCTTCCAGAACGGCTGGGAGGATCGTGCCTTCATCGAGCAACGCGTCTACGCGATGGACGACGTCCGCAAGGAAGTCGCCAAGTGGACGCCCGACGAGGTCGAGCGGGTCTCGGGCGTGCCGGGCGAGCAGCTGAAGCGCGTCGCCGAGCTCTTCGCCAAGGAGAAGCCCGCGACCCTGATCTGGTGCATGGGCGCGACCCAGCACACCGTCGGCACCGCCAACGTGCGGGCGCTCTGCATCCTGTGCCTCGCCACCGGCAACGTCGGCAAGCCGGGCACCGGCGCCAACATCTTCCGCGGTCACACCAACGTCCAGGGCGCCACCGATCTCGGCCTCGATGTCACGACGCTGCCGCTCTATTACGGCCTCGTCGAGGGCGGCTGGAAGCACTGGGCCCGGGTCTGGGAGGTCGAGTACGACTGGCTGCAGTCGCGCTTCGACGAGGTCCCCGCCAGCGCCGGCCGCAAGGCCCGCTCGCGCAAGGAGAACATGGAGACCCCCGGTCTCACCTCGACCCGGTGGTTCGACGCGGTGAGCCTGCCGGCCGACCAGGTCGACCAGCGCACGCCGCTCAAGGCCATGATGGTGTTCGGCCACGGCGGCAACACCGTGACCCGGATGCCCGAGGCGGTGAAGGGCATGGCGGAGCTGGAACTGCTCGTCGTCGCCGACCCGCACCCGACCACCTTCGCGGCGATGGACGCGCGCCGGGACAACACCTACCTCCTGCCGATCTGCACGTCCCTCGAGATGGACGGGTCGCGCACCGCCTCGAACCGCTCGATCCAGTGGGGCGAGCAGATCGTGAAGCCGGCCTTCGAGTCGAAGAACGACTACGAGGTCATCTACCGGATGGCCGAGAGGCTCGGTTTCGCCGACGCGCTGTTCAAGAACATCAAGGTCGTCGACGGCATCCCGGATGCCGAGGACCTGCTGCGGGAGATCAACCGCGGCGGCTGGTCGACCGGCTATTGCGGCCAGAGCCCCGAGCGCCTGAAGGCGCACATGAAGAACCAGCACAAGTTCGATCTCGTCACCTTGCGGGCGCCGAAGGACGACCCGGAAGTCGGCGGCGACTATTACGGCCTGCCGTGGCCGTGCTGGGGCAAGCCCGAGATTCGTCACCCGGGCACGCACATCCTGTACAACACCGCGCTCCACGTGAAGGAGGGCGGCGGCACCTTCCGGGCCCGGTTCGGCACCGAGCGCAACGGGCAGACGCTGCTCGCCGAGGATTCCTTCTCGCAGGGCTCCGACCTCACCGACGGCTACCCGGAATTCACCTACGGGGTGTTCCGCAAGCTCGGCTGGGACAAGGACCTGACGGCGGACGAACTGGCGACGATCCAGCGGATCGGCGGCAACAACCCGGACGCGGTCAGCTGGGCCACCGACCTGTCGGGCGGCATCCAGCGGGTCTGCCTCGATCACGGCGTGATCCCGTTCGGCAACGGCAAGGCCCGGGCCAATGCCTGGAACCTGCCCGACCCGGTGCCGGTCCACCGCGAGCCGGTCTACTCGCCGCGCCCCGACCTCGTCGCCAAGTACCCGACCCGGCCCGACGAGCGGCAGTTCCGGATGCCCAACGTCGGCTTCTCGGTGCAGAAGGCGGCGGTCGATCGCGGGATCGCCAAGCAGTTCCCGATCATCCTCTCGTCCGGCCGCCTCGTCGAGTACGAGGGCGGCGGCGAGGAGACCCGCTCGAACCCGTGGCTCGCCGAGTTGCAGCAGGACATGTTCGTCGAGGTGAACACCCAGGATGCCGCCGAGCGCGGCATCAAGGACGGGCAGTTCGTCTGGGTCTACGGGCCGGAGAATTCGTCGAAGGCCAAGGTGAAGGCGCTGGTGACGGATCGCGTCGCCAAGGGCGTGGCCTGGATGCCGTTCCACTTCTCGGGCTGGTACCAGGGCAAGGACATGCGCGACTTCTACCCGAAGGGCGCCGACCCGGTGGTGCTCGGCGAGAGCGTGAACACCGTGACCACCTACGGCTTCGATCCCGTGACGGGCATGCAGGAGACCAAGGTGACCCTCTGTCAGATCAGCGCGGCGTAA
- a CDS encoding DUF6352 family protein produces the protein MPEFWVSSGHHLTRRDAGGGLVVTDELLLAYLARPELLPPDEACDAERGLHAALLADPRRPVTPAEIAALADADARENWEMILAFRDRLLAARSVEAAYLDLVRRGASGTPPLFLNQLVHLILRNALDGCDDPYTLRAAELFFRPQRASLGDGTLLLADAELIDEAEGAGRPSPLVAMLGREPVSELDVLTADNAWTYWSRSDAFSMALNLGSDPKSREGLARAIEAFVRHLLAVEASVAPIPAIEDEDWRWFVGLDAEGTRIGNALWRGEAVDAATRERVLALFRLTIADASRADPRLGGKPVYLLLAMNPDRLVTMKPQNLIAGLPVVVTGEA, from the coding sequence ATGCCTGAATTCTGGGTCTCGAGCGGCCACCACCTCACCCGGCGCGACGCGGGCGGCGGGCTCGTCGTCACCGACGAGTTGCTGCTGGCCTATCTCGCCCGCCCCGAGCTGCTGCCGCCGGACGAGGCCTGCGACGCCGAGCGGGGCTTGCACGCCGCGCTCCTCGCCGATCCCCGCCGCCCGGTGACGCCGGCGGAGATCGCGGCCCTGGCCGACGCGGATGCCCGCGAGAACTGGGAGATGATCCTCGCCTTCCGCGACCGGCTGCTCGCCGCGCGCTCCGTCGAGGCGGCCTATCTCGACCTCGTCCGCCGGGGGGCGTCGGGGACGCCGCCGCTCTTCCTCAACCAGCTCGTCCACCTGATCCTGCGCAACGCGCTCGACGGTTGCGACGATCCCTACACCTTGCGCGCCGCCGAGCTGTTCTTCCGCCCGCAGCGCGCCTCGCTCGGCGACGGGACGCTGCTCCTGGCGGATGCCGAGCTGATCGACGAGGCGGAGGGCGCCGGGCGGCCATCGCCCCTCGTCGCGATGCTCGGGCGCGAGCCGGTCTCCGAGCTCGACGTGCTGACGGCCGACAATGCCTGGACCTACTGGAGCCGGTCGGACGCCTTCAGCATGGCGCTCAACCTCGGCTCGGACCCGAAATCCCGCGAGGGGCTGGCCCGGGCGATCGAGGCGTTCGTCCGTCACCTGCTGGCGGTCGAGGCGAGCGTCGCGCCGATTCCCGCGATCGAGGACGAGGATTGGCGCTGGTTCGTCGGGCTCGACGCCGAGGGAACGCGGATCGGCAACGCCCTGTGGCGCGGCGAGGCGGTGGACGCGGCCACCCGCGAGCGGGTCCTGGCCCTTTTCCGCCTCACGATCGCGGATGCGTCACGGGCCGATCCGCGCCTCGGCGGCAAGCCGGTCTACCTGCTGCTCGCCATGAATCCGGACCGGCTCGTGACGATGAAGCCGCAGAACCTGATCGCGGGCCTGCCGGTTGTCGTCACGGGAGAGGCCTGA
- a CDS encoding TorD/DmsD family molecular chaperone, which translates to MPAGPDGGSAQREVTVNQGPGPVDEIDALRAQEYDLLAAVLGRAPAPDLLAVLQGLDGDGSPLGQAHAALGRAAREADPRAVGRDYFALFVGVGRGLIMPYASYYLTGFLNERPLARVRQDFAELGLERDPSSSEPEDHAATLLEVMANLSSGRLPAEPGSDHRFFERHLKPWVGRFFTDVAAQAGTPFYRAVGELGEVFTTIEAEAFAMDA; encoded by the coding sequence GTGCCGGCAGGCCCCGACGGCGGAAGCGCGCAGCGCGAGGTGACGGTGAACCAGGGGCCCGGTCCGGTCGACGAGATCGACGCTCTGCGCGCGCAGGAATACGACCTCCTGGCGGCCGTGCTCGGCCGCGCCCCGGCGCCGGACCTGCTGGCCGTCCTGCAGGGGCTCGACGGTGACGGCTCCCCGCTCGGGCAGGCCCACGCCGCCCTCGGGCGGGCCGCCCGCGAGGCCGACCCGCGCGCGGTCGGGCGCGACTACTTCGCCCTGTTCGTCGGCGTCGGGCGCGGGCTGATCATGCCCTACGCCTCGTACTACCTCACCGGCTTCCTCAACGAGCGTCCGCTGGCACGGGTCCGCCAGGACTTCGCCGAGCTCGGGCTCGAGCGCGATCCGTCGTCGAGCGAGCCGGAGGACCATGCCGCCACCCTGCTCGAGGTCATGGCGAACTTGTCCTCGGGCCGCCTGCCGGCCGAGCCGGGAAGCGACCATCGCTTCTTCGAGCGGCACCTGAAGCCGTGGGTCGGGCGTTTCTTCACCGACGTTGCGGCGCAAGCGGGGACGCCGTTCTACCGTGCGGTCGGCGAGCTCGGCGAGGTGTTCACGACGATCGAGGCCGAAGCCTTTGCCATGGATGCATGA